Proteins found in one Hoplias malabaricus isolate fHopMal1 chromosome 17, fHopMal1.hap1, whole genome shotgun sequence genomic segment:
- the LOC136673539 gene encoding transmembrane and coiled-coil domain protein 3-like, translating into MDHNDGYVLSIPVPILRGGSDSNLNTSSEFLLEPPRGRLETESLQQKILKVTEQLKVEQMERDENVVEFLKLVNVADKQQAARIRQVFEKKNKKAANNISQLQKKLEQYHRRLKESENHGSKHSSPREPTKEPQREPLKESPKDALRDMSGGRHQRLDKIKTIGPGVSLSPPFFFNKPREFANLIRNRFGSADNIPQLKTSLEDSGGRGLGGSATIVGQTKYHSDDECSTGSSASADSNCAPHDPSQDHAPVLVLEELREIREAQVRLAGDMEALKEDLKGDTFFTRMLEEEKYKVERLEEQLNDLVELHQHEVVNLKQELASIEEKVAYQANERARDLQEVLESCQTRLSKLEVQQQQAVQVEVEAGRMLLGKGISVLLAVATLLLVCVSTAARFISPILRSRLHLLATALAALLLSLLWRNWEHLQHGLERTLGGS; encoded by the exons atGGACCATAATGACGGTTACGTCCTCAGTATCCCGGTGCCCATCCTCCGTGGAGGCTCAGACTCTAACCTGAACACGTCCAGCGAGTTCCTCCTGGAGCCGCCGCGGGGCCGACTGGAGACGGAGAGCCTACAGCAGAAGATCCTGAAGGTCACGGAGCAGCTGAAGGTGGAGCAGATGGAACGTGACGAGAACGTGGTCGAGTTCCTGAAGCTGGTGAACGTGGCGGACAAGCAGCAGGCGGCGCGGATACGGCAGGTCTTcgagaagaaaaacaagaaggCGGCGAATAACATCAGCCAGCTGCAGAAGAAGCTGGAGCAGTACCACCGCAGGCTAAAGGAGAGCGAGAACCACGGCTCCAAGCACAGCAGCCCCAGGGAACCCACCAAGGAACCGCAGAGAGAACCGCTCAAGGAGTCACCCAAGGATGCCCTGAGGGACATGAGCGGCGGACGACACCAGCGCCTGGACAAGATCAAGACCATCGGGCCGGGAGTGTCTCTCTCGCCCCCGTTCTTCTTCAACAAACCCCGGGAGTTCGCCAACCTCATACGCAACAGGTTCGGCAGTGCCGACAACATCCCCCAACTCAAGACCAGCCTGGAGGACTCAGGGGGCCGGGGCCTAGGGGGCAGCGCCACCATCGTGGGCCAGACCAAGTACCACAGTGATGACGAGTGCTCCACGGGCTCCTCTGCGTCTGCAGACAGTAACTGCGCCCCACACGACCCCTCGCAAGACCACGCCCCCGTTCTGGTTCTGGAGGAGCTGCGGGAGATCCGGGAGGCTCAGGTCCGACTGGCGGGGGACATGGAGGCTCTGAAAGAGGACCTGAAAGGAGACACCTTCTTCACCAGGATGTTGGAGGAGGAGAAATACAA ggtggAGCGTCTGGAGGAACAGCTGAATGACCTGGTGGAGCTCCATCAGCATGAGGTGGTGAATCTGAAGCAGGAGCTGGCGAGCATCGAGGAGAAAGTGGCGTATCAGGCGAACGAGAGAGCGCGAGACCTGCAG GAGGTGCTGGAGTCCTGTCAGACGCGTTTGTCTAAGCTGGaggtgcagcagcagcaggcggtgcaggtggaggtggaggccGGGCGGATGTTACTGGGGAAGGGGATCAGCGTTCTGCTCGCCGTCGCGACCTTGCTGCTCGTCTGTGTCTCGACCGCGGCTCGGTTCATCTCTCCGATTCTGCGCAGTCGGCTCCACCTTCTGGCCACGGCGCTCGCAGCGCTCCTGCTGTCACTGCTCTGGAGGAACTGGGAGCACCTGCAGCACGGCCTGGAGAGGACGCTGGGCGGAAGCTGA